In Burkholderia pseudomultivorans, the DNA window CGCGCTTCGCGCAACAGGATCGGATCGGCAGTCTCGTGATGGGGTTCCATGATGTTCCGCTCGACGGGGTTCGCAGGATGCGGTTCGCGGCAATCGCGCGCGTTCACCGCAGGTCGATGAAATGGTCCTCCACAATCCGCGCGGCGTCCAGCCGCGCACCGCCATCGATTTTCAAACCGCGACCGAACCCCGTTCGCCGCTCGCGACGCGCGCGATCGTCTGCCGCAGCCACTGGTGCGCGGCATCGCCGTGCCGGCGCGCATGCCAGTGCTGCGCAAACTCGAACGAATCGATCGGGAACGGCGGCTCGAACACGCGCAGGCGCGGATCGTCGTGCGCGCGGTCGAGGTTGCGGCGCGCGACGGTCAGCACCAGGTCGGTGCCGGCGATCAGGTCGTTCGCGACGCTCCAGAACGGCAGGATCACCGCGATGCGACGCTCGCGGCGCAGCCGCGCGAGCGCGCGATCGACCTCGTTGTCCATCCCGTCGCGCATCGCGACGAGCGCATGCGGCCGCGCGAGCCACGCGTCGAGCGCGAGTGCGCCGCGGCGCGGCATGCGGCGCGCGTCGGCCATGCACGCGAACGACTCGACGAACAGCGGCTGCGCATGCAGTTCGCGCTGCAACGCGGGCAGCACGCCGAGCGCGAGATCGACCTCGCCGTCCATCAGCTGCATCCGCATCGCCTCGCGCGTCGCCTGCGACACGATCAGCTCGATGCCCGGCGCGTCGGCGCGCAGCGTCTTCACGAGCGCCGGCAGCACGATGCGCGCGCCGTAGTCGGACATCGCGATGCGAAACACGCGCGCGGCCGCCGACGGATCGAACGCGGGCGGTTCGATCAGCGCGCCGAGCCGGCCCAGCACGTCGTTCAGCGGCTCGACGAGTTCGTTCGCGCGCGCGGTCAGTTCGAGACGGCCCGCGCGCCGCACCAGCAGCGGATCGCCGAAGATCTCGCGCAGCCGCGCGAGCGCATGGCTCACCGCCGGCTGGCTGCGGTGCAGCCGCACGGCAGTGCGCGAGATATGTCGTTCGCTCAGCAATGCATGCAGCGTCACGAGCAGGTTCAGGTCGATGCGCGCCAGATTATTCATGGGACGAATATGAAGCATCCGAATGACGAATTTCCATTCTCCATCTTAATGGACGACAATCATTTCGACACCTTTTCACAAGCGACCACGATGCCGACTTCCGTTTCCCTCGCCACCCTTCCGCTCGCTGTCGCGGCCTTCGTCGCCGGCGCGCTCGTGCCGCTGCAGGGCGGCAGCAATGCCGCGCTCGGACGCGCGCTCGGCCATCCGCTGTGGGCAAGCGTCGCGTCGCTGACGGTCAGCCTGCTCGCGGTGCTGCCGGTGCTGCTGGCCACGCGCGCGCATGCGCCGCTGGTCGGCGAGGCGCTGCAGCGCCCCGCCTGGGTCTGGCTCGGCGGGCTCGCCGGCGTGATCTACATCACGCTCGCGCTGATCCTGACGCCGCGGCTCGGCGCGACGACCTTCATCGTCTGCGTCGTCGCCGGTCAGATGCTCGCGTCGCTGCTGATCGACCACCACGGGCTGATGGGCTTGCCGCAGCGGCTCGCGACGCCGGGCCGCATCGCCGGCGTCGCGCTGATCTTCGCGGGAATGCTGGTCGTGCAGTGGCAGACGCGTGCGCCGGTCGCGCCGGATCGCGTGGCCGCCGATCCCGCGCGCGCGTCGGTGCGCTGACGGCCACGACGCCGTCCGCCCCGTCGGCCGGGCCGCGCGTGCATCCGCCTTCGGATGCCGCCCGGCCCGCGCGCCGCGTTATCCGGCCAGTTTCTTCAGCGCGTCGAGCACCGCGTCGCCCTTGAACGGCTTCACGATCCAGCCCTTCACGCCGGCGGCCTTGCCGCGTTCCTTCATCGCCGGGCTGCTTTCGGTCGTCAGCATCACGACGTTGACCGACGCGTTCGCCAGTTCGCCGCGAATCTTCTCGACCATCGTCAGGCCGTCCATGTTCGGCATGTTCACGTCGCTGATCACGAGGCGCACGCCGGGCGTCGCCTTCAGCTTCGCGAGCCCGTCCTTGCCGTCGACCGCCGTCGCGACGTCGAGCCCGTGATTGCGCAGAAAGCCCGCGACCTCGTCGCGCACCGTGCCCGAATCGTCGACTACCAGAATCCTTGCCATGCGTTGCTCCTTTCCCTTGTTCCAGACTTCAATATTCAAAACAGTTCGAGTTCGCCCGATTCGACCATCGGCCCGACGTCCTGCACCGATTCGCGGAAATCCTCCGGCGACCAGCTCAGGCTGAACACGAAACGCTGATCGATGCACACCGACCGTCCCGACGCCGGGTCGGTCATCCGGTACTTGAAGCAGAGCTGCGGACAGTCGCCGCCGAACGAGATGAACTTCTGCTTGTGATTGACGACGAGCGGCACCTGCACCGGGTGGCGTGACAGCGCTTCGGCATCGCCGAGATAGCGGTTCTTGAACGCGCCCCACACGAGATTGGTCAGTTCGCCGAGCACGCTGTTGACGTCGCGAAAATCCGGCGCGCGGCCGTCGGCGCGCGTGCCGCCGATCATGTCGAGCAGCGGCTGCTCGCTCGTCTGCAGCAGCATGTAGCCGCGGCACCAGGCGCTTTCGAGCGCAATCAGGCTGAATACTTCGCCGAAGATGATCTGGTCGCGCACGATGCACGGCGTGTCGCGCTCGATCGTCATTCCCGGGAACAGGCTGTCGAGCCGCGCCTCGGTGATCTCCGAGATGCCGCGCACCAGCGCGTTCGGATAGTCGCGGCTGAACAGGTACTCGTCGACCGCGCGCCGCAGCGGCGTCATGTCGTCCGCGACGTAGGCCGCGCAGGCGACGCGCGCGAGCGCGTCCGGCAGGCCGTCGCGCGACGCGAGCGACGTGCGGCGCAGGATGATCGGCAGCTCGGGGCGCAGCGCGTCGATCTGCGTCGCGACGATCGCGCTCTCGGCCGGCGAGCCGCCGTAGTCCTCGGCGAGCAGGATCGCGCCGAGATCGATGTTCGAGCGCAGCACCTTCAGCAGCCGGCTGCGCCGCACGGTCAGTCCGACCAGGTTGTGTTCGTCGCAGAAACGCTTGATCGCGTCCGCGTGCGCGCGGCTGTCGTCGAGCACGAGCACCTTGCTGACGGGTTGGTCTACGGTCATCTCGAAGGATTCCTGGGTTTCGGTTGCGGGTCGGTCAGAACAGTTCGAGCGCGCCGCCCATGTCCGGCGCGGCCGTCTCGGGCACGTGGAAATCGACCGGCGCGTTCGCGCATACGCACAGCGTCGCGCCGATCCGCACGTCGCCGTCGAGCGTCAGCTCGTACGCGGCGACATGGTCCGGCGCGAGCGCGGGCAGATAGTCGACGCTCGCGCCGCTCAGCAGGTAAGGCGTCGACATCCCGAGATCGGGAAACGGCACGGTCAGCGCCTGGTTGATCGCGCCGCAGCAGAGGTTCGCCACTTCCATGAACGCTTCGGGCAACGGCCGCTGCGCGGCGCCGGCCTGCATCGCCGCGGCGAAATGGCGGCGCGTCGCATCGTCGTCGCTGAAGCGCAGCGCGAGCAGCAGCCGAAAATGCAGCGCCGAGATCGTCAGCACCGCGACGTGCTCGGCCGCCTTCGCGCCGGCCCTGGCGCGCGACTTCGCGTGCGCGGCATCGGGCGCGTCGGTCGCGGCCGGGCGGATGTCGCAGGCGCCGCTGCCCGACGCGAGCCGCGTGCGCGCCGCGTCGAAGAAGATCCGCTCGAAGCCGCCCTTCGCCTGCTCGCTGATCACGCCGCCTCTCCCTCGAGCCGCGCATGCAGCTGGCCGGCCAGCGTCTCGACGGTCGCGAGCGCGGCCGTGATCATCTTGCCGCCTGCCTGGATGTCCTGGAACGTCGCGGCAGTCACGAGATCGTTGCGGTTCAGGCTGTCGCGATAGCTGTTCGACAACTGCTGCGAACGCGCCGCCAGCCCGCGCACCTCGCTCGCGACGATCGAGAAGCCGCGGCCCGCGGCGCCGGCGCGCGCAGCCTCGATCGACGCGTTCAGCGACACGATCGACACGTGCGCGACGATCGCCGACAGCTCCTGGTTCTTTGCGCGCATGTCCTGGTTCTGCGTCGTCAACGAGATCATCTGCTCGTGCCAGCGCTCGAACGTGCCGGCCAGCCCGCGCAGTCGCGCGGCTTCGTCGGTGATCTTCATCGCATGCTGCGCGAGCGCGGCGCGCTCGGCCGACAGCGCGTCGAGCGCGTCGCGCTGCGTGTCGCGCCCGGCCTGCTCGCGCGCGAGTGCCTGCTCGAGCTGTGCTTCACGCTGCGCCCACGCCTCGGCCGCGTCGGCCTGCGCGGACGCCGCTTCGGCGGCCCGAGCGTCGGCCGCCTCCAGCGCGTCGCGCAACGCGTTCTGCGCATCGGTCGCCGCCGCGACCAGCCGCGCGCGCATCGCGCGCAACACGATCGCCGCCAGCGCCGCAACGACGAGGCCGCCCGCCAGCGCGGCGGCGATCTGGGTCATCCAGGCTTGCACCATCACTCCACCGCGTCGAGGTCCGCCACATCCGTGCGCGCCTGCGGCCGCTCCGCAGTCGCGTGGCCATGACCGTGGTGCGCATGCGCGTCCGCCGCAAAGCGGGCCGGCAGCGACACGATCGTCTCGAATGCGCGATACGGCGCGCCGACACGATCGTCGGTGAAGCGCAGCGCGATGTCGCCGCCGTCGCGCTTCAGGAAATTGCGCACCGCGTCCATGCCGACGCCGCGCCCCGAGACCTCGGTCACCGCATCCGCGGTCGAGAAGCCCGGCCGGAAAATCAGCTCGGCGACCGCATCGTCGGGCAGCAGGTGGGCCTGGTCCGCGTCGATCCAGCCGCGCTCGCGCGCGATCCCGCGAATCCGGTCGAGCGCGAGGCCGCGGCCGTCGTCGCTCAACACGAACCACAGCTCGCCGCGGTCCACGCCGACCGCGATGTCGATCGTGCCGGCCGCCGGCTTGCCCGCCGCGCGACGCGCTTCGGACGTCTCGATCCCGTGGTCGACCGCATTGCGCAGCAGATGCATGAATACATTCTTCAGCGTCGCGACGATCTCGCTGCGCACGCGATGGCCGTGGCTGTCGATATGCACGACGGGCGCCGGCTTGCCGAGCTCCGCCGCGAGCGACGGCAGCGACTCGATCACGCTGCCGAGCGCATCGCCGATCCCCTGCGTGCCGAACTGGCTCAGCATGCGGCGCACCGCGTCGCGCGCCGCGTGCCAGTCCGACGCATTCGCCGGGTCGGCGCCGTCGAGCATCCGCAGGCTCTCGCTGATATGCGCGCGATCGACCATCAGGTAGCCGGCCGCGTCGGCGCCCGCCGGTGCGCCGCTGCGACCGAGCGTCTCCGCATTGATCGTCGCGTAGTGGTCGACGGCGGCGCGCACGCGCGCCAGGTCGTCCATCAGCGCGTCGCGGTCCCATGTCGGGCCGCCTTCGGCGCGGCGCAGCGATTCGTATGCCTGCTCGGCCTCGTGCACGATATTGGTCAGATGCTGAAGACTGTACGTGCGCGCGTTGCCCTTGATCGTGTGCATGTTGCGGAACAGCGCGGCGACGACCGAGTGGTCCGCGTTGTCGTGCTGGCGGATCATCCGCTCGTTCTCGCTGAGGAAGCCCTTCGCGCTGTGCACGAAGTCGTGGAACTTGTCCTGGCTGATCGCGAGGATCTCGCCGATCATCTCGAGGCGGCGCTGCTGCTCGCCGGCCTGCGCGGTCAGCTCGCGGATCTCGGTCACGTCGCGCACGCAGAGCATCAGGCGCGCGACCGTGTCGGTCTCGTCGGTGATCGCCGACCAGCTCAGGTCGAGCCATTTCTCGCGGCCGTCGGGCATCCGCTTCGCGACTTCGTTGACGAGCAGGTGCGCGTTGAACTCGAAGTTCATGCTGTCTTCGCCGAGGCACGCGTGCACCGCCGCCTCGACCTGCGAGCGCGCGTCGGAGCCGAGGTTCGAGTCGTCGAACACGAGCGCCATCAGGTCGCGGCCCGCGATGTCGTTCGTCTCGAAGATGGTCTCGAGGTACGCCGAGTACTCGGCATGCACGACGCTGCCGTCGACCACCGTCAGGATCCCCTGCTGCATGTTCTGCAGCATCGCCTGGATGTCCGCGGTCTTCTGCTTGAGCTGCGCGGCGTTCTGCTGGATCTTCTCGATCATGCCGTTGAACGCGACGATCGAATGACCGATCTCGTCCATCCGGCCCACCGGCACGCGACGCGTGAAATCCTGGCTCGTCGCGATCTCGCTCATCATCGTCTGCATCCGGCTCAGCGGACGCGTGATCTGGCGGTACAGCACGAAGCCGAGCGCGGTCAGCAGCACGATCACGGTGCCGGCGACGCCGGCAATCGCGGTCGCCGTCGTCGACAGCATGCCGTTCAGCGCGAGGATCGCATCGTCCTTCTGGCGGTTCTTCTCGACGCGCAGCGTATCGACGATGCTTTCCAGCTCGTCGCGATACTGCGCGACGTTCGCGAACAGGAAGGCCTGCGCCATCTCGGCCTTGCCTTCGGTCTTCATCTTCACGGTGTCGTCGATCGCCGCGAAGTAGTTCGCGACGCTGTCCTTCGCCTGCGCGACGAGGCCCTGCTGCGCGCGGCCGACGGCCGACTTCGCCTGTGCGTCGAGCGCCGCGCGCAACGCGGCCTGCTTCGCCTTCAGTTCGTCGCGCGCCTGCGACGCGGTGTTCGCGTCGGGCGCGTAGACGAGCGTCATCGTCGCGATCTGGATGTTCTTCACATCGGCGACGAGATCCGCGGACGCGAGCGCGCTCGGCACGATTCCCTGCGTGACCTGACGCACTTCGGACGCGCTCTTGCGCGTCTGGTACACGGCGTAAACGCCGATCGCCGACAACGCGACGAAGGTCAGGACAACCAGCAACGTAATGCGATGACGGATGGTCATGTGTACAGCTCCCCGCGGCAATCCGGTTTCGATCGCCCGTTGGTCCGTTGAAAGAATATGAGCGGCGAATTATCGGGGATGGTGTATGACGGTCCGATGACCGAAAATCAATCGATCATTGACGAAATCGAAATGGTTATTTTCCGGAGAAAAATCCTAAAGTTTTTCCGGAAACTGCCGTTAACCTCACGCCGCCTTCACCGGCGTGGCATCCGGGCAGACGCGCGTCGCGCCGCGCGCGGATATTCATGCTTTTATTTTTTAATCCGCGACGGCAATCAGGTCGAATACCGAAAACGTTTGCGCATTATCGTCGATTCAATCGATTTCGCACATTTTTAAAAAGACGCGTCGTTCGGCGCGTGATTGTTTTCTGCGATTTCCTGCACCGGCGCGCCCGGACCCGATCACGGATCGAGCGCA includes these proteins:
- a CDS encoding LysR family transcriptional regulator, translated to MNNLARIDLNLLVTLHALLSERHISRTAVRLHRSQPAVSHALARLREIFGDPLLVRRAGRLELTARANELVEPLNDVLGRLGALIEPPAFDPSAAARVFRIAMSDYGARIVLPALVKTLRADAPGIELIVSQATREAMRMQLMDGEVDLALGVLPALQRELHAQPLFVESFACMADARRMPRRGALALDAWLARPHALVAMRDGMDNEVDRALARLRRERRIAVILPFWSVANDLIAGTDLVLTVARRNLDRAHDDPRLRVFEPPFPIDSFEFAQHWHARRHGDAAHQWLRQTIARVASGERGSVAV
- a CDS encoding DMT family transporter, producing the protein MPTSVSLATLPLAVAAFVAGALVPLQGGSNAALGRALGHPLWASVASLTVSLLAVLPVLLATRAHAPLVGEALQRPAWVWLGGLAGVIYITLALILTPRLGATTFIVCVVAGQMLASLLIDHHGLMGLPQRLATPGRIAGVALIFAGMLVVQWQTRAPVAPDRVAADPARASVR
- a CDS encoding response regulator; the protein is MARILVVDDSGTVRDEVAGFLRNHGLDVATAVDGKDGLAKLKATPGVRLVISDVNMPNMDGLTMVEKIRGELANASVNVVMLTTESSPAMKERGKAAGVKGWIVKPFKGDAVLDALKKLAG
- a CDS encoding chemotaxis protein CheX, encoding MTVDQPVSKVLVLDDSRAHADAIKRFCDEHNLVGLTVRRSRLLKVLRSNIDLGAILLAEDYGGSPAESAIVATQIDALRPELPIILRRTSLASRDGLPDALARVACAAYVADDMTPLRRAVDEYLFSRDYPNALVRGISEITEARLDSLFPGMTIERDTPCIVRDQIIFGEVFSLIALESAWCRGYMLLQTSEQPLLDMIGGTRADGRAPDFRDVNSVLGELTNLVWGAFKNRYLGDAEALSRHPVQVPLVVNHKQKFISFGGDCPQLCFKYRMTDPASGRSVCIDQRFVFSLSWSPEDFRESVQDVGPMVESGELELF
- a CDS encoding methyl-accepting chemotaxis protein encodes the protein MTQIAAALAGGLVVAALAAIVLRAMRARLVAAATDAQNALRDALEAADARAAEAASAQADAAEAWAQREAQLEQALAREQAGRDTQRDALDALSAERAALAQHAMKITDEAARLRGLAGTFERWHEQMISLTTQNQDMRAKNQELSAIVAHVSIVSLNASIEAARAGAAGRGFSIVASEVRGLAARSQQLSNSYRDSLNRNDLVTAATFQDIQAGGKMITAALATVETLAGQLHARLEGEAA
- a CDS encoding MCP four helix bundle domain-containing protein; this translates as MTIRHRITLLVVLTFVALSAIGVYAVYQTRKSASEVRQVTQGIVPSALASADLVADVKNIQIATMTLVYAPDANTASQARDELKAKQAALRAALDAQAKSAVGRAQQGLVAQAKDSVANYFAAIDDTVKMKTEGKAEMAQAFLFANVAQYRDELESIVDTLRVEKNRQKDDAILALNGMLSTTATAIAGVAGTVIVLLTALGFVLYRQITRPLSRMQTMMSEIATSQDFTRRVPVGRMDEIGHSIVAFNGMIEKIQQNAAQLKQKTADIQAMLQNMQQGILTVVDGSVVHAEYSAYLETIFETNDIAGRDLMALVFDDSNLGSDARSQVEAAVHACLGEDSMNFEFNAHLLVNEVAKRMPDGREKWLDLSWSAITDETDTVARLMLCVRDVTEIRELTAQAGEQQRRLEMIGEILAISQDKFHDFVHSAKGFLSENERMIRQHDNADHSVVAALFRNMHTIKGNARTYSLQHLTNIVHEAEQAYESLRRAEGGPTWDRDALMDDLARVRAAVDHYATINAETLGRSGAPAGADAAGYLMVDRAHISESLRMLDGADPANASDWHAARDAVRRMLSQFGTQGIGDALGSVIESLPSLAAELGKPAPVVHIDSHGHRVRSEIVATLKNVFMHLLRNAVDHGIETSEARRAAGKPAAGTIDIAVGVDRGELWFVLSDDGRGLALDRIRGIARERGWIDADQAHLLPDDAVAELIFRPGFSTADAVTEVSGRGVGMDAVRNFLKRDGGDIALRFTDDRVGAPYRAFETIVSLPARFAADAHAHHGHGHATAERPQARTDVADLDAVE